The following proteins are co-located in the Triticum aestivum cultivar Chinese Spring chromosome 1A, IWGSC CS RefSeq v2.1, whole genome shotgun sequence genome:
- the LOC123181803 gene encoding iron-sulfur cluster assembly protein 1 gives MMLRAAGRRLIGAAGARPAALAGDSSTGAAALGAVAARRGYHERVVDHYSNPRNVGAFDKDDADVGTGLVGAPACGDVMKMQIRVDQASGRIVDACFKTFGCGSAIASSSVATEWVKGKQMEEVVAIKNTEIAKHLSLPPVKLHCSMLAEDAIKAAVKDYEAKKTKAAEADE, from the exons ATGATGCTGCGCGCGGCGGGGAGGAGGCTGATCGGCGCGGCGGGGGCGCGCCCTGCGGCGCTCGCCGGTGACTCCTCCACCGGCGCGGCGGCGCtgggggcggtggcggcgaggagggGGTACCACGAGCGGGTGGTGGACCACTACAGCAACCCGCGCAACGTGGGGGCGTTCGACAAGGACGACGCCGACGTCGGCACCGGCCTCGTCGGCGCGCCGGCCTGCGGGGACGTCATGAAGATGCAGATCCGCGTCGACCAAGCCTCCGGCAGGATCGTCGACGCCTGCTTCAAGACCTTCGGCTGCGGCTCCGCCATCGCATCCTCCTCCGTCG CCACTGAGTGGGTGAAGGGAAAGCAGATGGAGGAAGTGGTAGCGATCAAGAACAC AGAGATCGCCAAGCATCTGTCGCTGCCACCGGTGAAACTCCACTGCAGCATGCTCGCCGAGGACGCCATCAAGGCCGCAGTGAAGGACTACGAGGCAAAGAAGACGAAGGCGGCCGAGGCAGACGAGTAG